A region from the Chlamydiales bacterium genome encodes:
- a CDS encoding RHS repeat protein gives MHKLLACSIALSLTLDGYCGPNRSQIVAVAEGEPSTFVSSCVNAMTGDFFVIQEDVTIEGQEPIHLCRSYMGGHAEGKLAKWSLHPHLYTFIHPARNMVHIPEPSGAILSYSTTKKIKKGSEITFNPLNVNLYGRGLTNTAHGELSGRSNLRNNRVVLSPNQDELKIYTAGGAERCYGVMPNQDNSDVEKEFQTIQFFLLWERLSDGNTIRYDYNEDNRLTQIRTTNPSGTKTYAWAKFQYIETPELARFIEVETSNNKKLKYQFKKVDDQTKAEAFVLEHVTSGGFPEDEINYHGLRKARSPLLSQRHVIEGQTVAAAYYTNRHNFVNGVDILVDGRSDPRYNRVRALMAPLGADQTLVTTHSFIYQTPVAQKHNGVTEVLESDGSKKVYTYSPKLRILSIQNHVNSDKGVHLLSTEQYTWGEDGTSEESLLLCRTFLDQNNRPVYSRRFWYDANGNVVLEKFYGNLTGLKNTPVTLNAKGLPDESGAEFSAKHFSYSQDGRNLLLKSAEESGRVETYSYLSNTDQVQCKLTWEDGKIKQRDFYEYDEDQILVREISDNGSSVDKKDLTDVTTRKIRVTVPKQSEPFIGFAERIEERYLDIATGQEKLLKRTDFHYSPEGEVARQDVYDASNTLVYTLNKSYDSVGNLLEESNALGQVAKYIYDSSGNKILSQDFSGKGSQGFEYDFAGRLTQINEQNVDGLIRTTSYQYDMKGNRVATTDPQGNETRSVYDSSGNELIQLSPLVQEDDNKASNPTLYKQYDALGNATHVTNSKRELTTTIYNSRSEPIHIIYTDKSEERFIYTLDGKLKTHINAGRVETHYTYDYAGRVVCKKIQSAAGDLLAQEEMTYDAFNLLSKTDAEGVVTYYKYDGAGRKIVEEVEDEKTLFSYDNLGRVGCIQKGSDNITQLTYKTYDLMDRLIEERVENRRGKLLSLVRFEYDGAGNTSAIIRYVNNQEARESFLYDAFNRLIERVDALGHVTKIEYDDQWKNGLGQRVLRKCTTEPQGIRTFETFDALGRRVSHEKEDASGSPLSKEEFFYDITNNLTKQISTLFAADRSPQSVETRWEYTPLNRIATLIEGYGSNVERTTRYTYTAQGRVHQKIKPDGVILEHLYDDLGNLISLQSSDGSIHYAFEYNRRGELLTSSNMNSGRITKRELNHHGKVLKEEQENGLTLGSTYDVMGRKTCSALSDGSLIRYGYDPLYLKRVIRHSTEGLLMYMHHFIKYDLAGNLLEERPIGGMIGRVVYSYDPLGHKSSLTSPWLEQKVSAFDVNGNIQKISWRSPKNEGSSEYRYDSLQQLVREEGAFSHTYTYDSQKSRLSKDGSSYQVDVLDQLLSTPDATYQYDKCGNLTSKRSLNEETLFRYDALDRLVEVTAPSSWRLSFSYDSMDRRQDKVAYVWQGGKWVEKEKVAFLYDDMAEIAAANSAGELIELRVSGRTQQGDVSTSIAIELPGETYATIYDLQGNLSAVVSPEKRALVESYQISLFAEEKRAPRISQPWRFASKRMDSETGLVYYGKRYYDPKTGHWLTPDPKK, from the coding sequence ATGCACAAACTCCTCGCCTGCTCAATCGCTCTCTCTCTCACATTAGATGGATATTGTGGACCAAACAGATCCCAGATCGTCGCTGTCGCAGAGGGCGAACCCTCGACCTTCGTCTCCTCATGTGTAAATGCTATGACGGGAGACTTTTTTGTTATCCAAGAGGATGTGACGATCGAAGGACAGGAGCCGATCCATCTCTGCCGCTCCTACATGGGAGGCCACGCAGAGGGCAAACTCGCAAAATGGTCTCTGCACCCCCACCTCTACACTTTTATCCACCCAGCACGGAACATGGTTCACATCCCCGAACCTTCTGGTGCCATCCTCAGCTACTCGACGACAAAAAAGATTAAAAAGGGCTCTGAGATCACCTTCAACCCACTCAATGTCAACCTCTATGGAAGAGGGCTTACAAATACTGCCCACGGAGAGCTTTCTGGCCGTAGTAACCTTCGAAACAATAGAGTTGTCCTCTCTCCAAACCAGGATGAGCTCAAAATCTATACAGCGGGCGGCGCAGAGCGCTGCTACGGCGTCATGCCAAACCAGGACAACTCCGATGTGGAAAAGGAGTTTCAAACAATACAATTCTTTCTTCTGTGGGAGAGGCTCTCCGATGGCAACACCATCCGCTATGACTACAATGAAGATAACAGGCTCACACAGATTAGAACGACAAACCCATCGGGCACTAAGACATACGCTTGGGCAAAGTTCCAATATATCGAAACTCCCGAGCTTGCGCGCTTTATCGAAGTGGAAACAAGCAACAACAAGAAGCTAAAGTATCAATTTAAAAAAGTTGACGATCAGACAAAAGCCGAAGCCTTTGTTTTAGAACATGTCACCTCTGGAGGCTTTCCAGAGGATGAGATAAATTATCACGGACTGCGAAAGGCGCGAAGCCCCCTGCTCAGCCAGCGCCACGTAATCGAAGGCCAGACTGTTGCTGCTGCCTACTACACTAACAGGCACAATTTTGTGAATGGCGTCGACATTCTCGTCGATGGCAGAAGCGATCCAAGATATAACCGCGTCAGAGCTCTCATGGCTCCCCTGGGAGCGGATCAAACGCTTGTCACAACACATAGCTTTATCTACCAAACTCCAGTTGCGCAGAAGCACAATGGCGTTACAGAAGTACTAGAGAGCGACGGGAGTAAAAAGGTGTATACCTACTCACCCAAGTTGCGCATTCTTTCAATACAGAACCATGTAAACAGCGATAAGGGGGTTCACCTCCTCTCAACAGAGCAGTACACATGGGGAGAAGATGGCACGAGCGAAGAGAGCCTCCTTCTCTGCCGCACATTTTTGGATCAGAACAACAGACCCGTTTACAGCCGCAGATTCTGGTATGACGCAAACGGGAACGTAGTCCTAGAGAAGTTTTACGGAAACCTTACAGGATTGAAAAATACGCCGGTCACTTTAAACGCAAAGGGTCTTCCTGATGAGAGCGGCGCCGAGTTTTCTGCCAAACATTTCAGCTACTCTCAAGACGGGCGCAACCTTCTACTAAAAAGTGCAGAAGAGTCTGGACGTGTAGAGACCTACTCCTACCTTTCCAACACCGACCAAGTTCAGTGCAAACTGACTTGGGAAGATGGAAAAATTAAACAGCGCGACTTCTATGAGTATGATGAAGATCAGATCCTTGTCCGTGAAATTTCCGATAACGGCAGCAGTGTAGATAAAAAAGATTTAACAGACGTCACAACCCGAAAAATTCGAGTGACTGTCCCAAAGCAGAGTGAACCGTTTATCGGATTTGCAGAGAGAATCGAAGAGCGCTACTTAGATATCGCCACCGGGCAAGAAAAACTACTGAAACGCACAGATTTCCACTACTCTCCTGAAGGGGAAGTTGCGCGTCAAGATGTTTACGATGCATCAAACACACTCGTTTATACATTGAATAAGAGTTACGACTCCGTGGGTAACCTTCTAGAAGAGTCCAATGCTCTTGGACAAGTAGCAAAGTACATCTACGACTCCAGCGGTAATAAGATCTTAAGTCAAGATTTCAGCGGCAAGGGTTCTCAGGGATTCGAATACGACTTTGCTGGCCGCCTTACACAGATCAATGAACAGAATGTTGATGGCCTAATTAGAACGACCTCATATCAGTACGACATGAAGGGAAATAGGGTTGCAACAACGGACCCGCAGGGCAATGAGACGCGCTCTGTTTATGACAGTAGTGGCAACGAGCTTATTCAGCTCTCTCCTTTAGTCCAGGAGGATGACAATAAGGCATCCAACCCAACCTTATATAAACAGTATGATGCTCTTGGAAATGCCACTCATGTGACTAATTCAAAAAGAGAGCTCACGACCACAATCTACAACTCTCGTAGTGAGCCAATCCACATCATCTACACTGACAAGAGCGAAGAGAGATTCATCTACACTCTGGATGGGAAGTTGAAAACCCATATCAATGCTGGCAGAGTAGAGACCCACTATACTTATGACTACGCGGGTCGAGTAGTCTGCAAAAAAATTCAATCGGCAGCTGGTGATCTTCTTGCCCAAGAAGAGATGACCTACGATGCATTTAACCTCCTATCAAAGACCGATGCCGAGGGAGTGGTAACCTACTATAAATACGATGGGGCGGGCAGAAAAATTGTTGAAGAGGTAGAAGATGAGAAAACTCTATTCTCCTACGACAACTTAGGAAGGGTCGGCTGCATCCAAAAAGGAAGTGATAACATCACCCAGCTAACCTATAAAACATACGATCTTATGGACCGTCTTATCGAAGAGCGCGTCGAAAACAGGAGAGGAAAACTCCTCTCTCTCGTCCGCTTCGAATATGATGGAGCTGGCAACACCTCTGCGATCATACGCTATGTAAACAACCAGGAGGCTAGAGAGAGCTTCCTTTACGATGCATTCAATCGTCTGATTGAAAGAGTTGATGCGCTAGGGCACGTCACAAAAATCGAATATGATGATCAGTGGAAAAATGGCTTAGGTCAGCGCGTTTTAAGAAAATGCACTACAGAGCCTCAAGGCATCAGAACTTTTGAGACTTTCGACGCACTAGGCAGGCGTGTCAGCCACGAAAAGGAGGATGCCTCCGGCTCGCCTCTCTCTAAAGAGGAGTTTTTTTATGATATTACCAACAACTTAACAAAGCAGATCAGCACTCTGTTTGCCGCAGATAGATCTCCTCAATCTGTCGAAACTCGTTGGGAATATACTCCTTTAAACCGCATTGCTACATTAATAGAAGGCTACGGGTCGAATGTAGAGCGCACCACTCGCTATACCTACACTGCTCAAGGAAGAGTTCATCAGAAAATCAAGCCTGATGGGGTCATCCTGGAGCATCTCTATGATGATCTGGGCAACTTAATCAGCTTGCAATCTTCCGATGGATCCATCCACTACGCATTTGAGTACAACCGAAGAGGAGAACTTTTAACCTCTTCAAATATGAATAGTGGACGGATTACAAAACGCGAGCTCAATCACCATGGCAAGGTTCTGAAGGAAGAGCAGGAGAATGGGTTAACACTGGGAAGCACCTATGATGTCATGGGACGTAAGACCTGTTCGGCTCTTTCAGATGGTTCTCTGATCCGGTATGGTTATGATCCATTATATCTGAAGAGAGTGATCCGCCACTCTACAGAAGGCCTTCTGATGTATATGCACCACTTTATCAAATACGATCTTGCAGGGAATCTCCTAGAAGAGAGACCGATAGGTGGCATGATAGGAAGGGTCGTCTACTCCTACGATCCTTTGGGACATAAATCTAGCCTCACCTCACCCTGGCTTGAACAGAAGGTCTCTGCATTCGACGTCAATGGGAATATCCAAAAAATCAGCTGGAGATCGCCTAAAAATGAGGGCTCTTCAGAATATCGTTACGATAGCCTTCAACAGCTCGTGCGTGAGGAGGGAGCCTTTTCACACACCTATACTTACGACTCTCAAAAGAGTCGTCTAAGCAAAGATGGCTCTAGCTACCAAGTTGATGTTTTAGATCAGCTTCTTTCAACGCCAGATGCGACCTATCAATATGATAAGTGCGGCAATCTCACTTCCAAACGCTCGTTGAATGAGGAGACCCTTTTCCGTTATGACGCGTTAGATCGTCTCGTTGAGGTTACTGCTCCTTCATCTTGGAGACTCAGCTTTAGCTACGACAGCATGGACCGCAGACAGGATAAAGTTGCCTACGTCTGGCAGGGTGGAAAATGGGTTGAAAAAGAGAAGGTGGCCTTTCTCTATGATGATATGGCTGAGATCGCAGCGGCAAATAGTGCAGGAGAACTCATCGAACTACGCGTCTCGGGCAGGACGCAGCAAGGAGATGTCTCTACTTCTATCGCCATTGAGCTCCCAGGAGAGACCTATGCGACGATATACGACTTGCAAGGCAACCTCAGCGCGGTTGTCTCTCCGGAAAAACGCGCCCTCGTAGAGAGCTATCAGATTAGCTTATTTGCGGAAGAGAAGCGCGCTCCGCGTATTTCACAACCCTGGCGTTTTGCATCCAAGCGAATGGATAGTGAGACCGGCCTCGTTTACTACGGCAAGCGCTACTATGATCCAAAGACAGGACACTGGTTAACTCCAGATCCAAAAAAATAA
- a CDS encoding glycosyltransferase family 2 protein, translating to MWAKKIRYVLGVFILLVAAAAVWQGARFFKTEKKVSSRSKSSLVLEEKPFVIVIPSYKNSSFCEKNLRSVFEQKYKNYRVIYIDDCSPDDTFAKAKDLVEKSGQQERFTLIRNEKNRGALSNFYHAIHTCRDNEIIVALDGDDFLAHDEVLVKLNRIYSKGDVWMTYGNYLDYPTYKQSVVSCKKIPDKVVKQNSFRKAPWVSSHLRTFYAGLFKQIKYDDLLYQGNFYPMAGDLAMMFPLLEMSGRHAQFVSDILYLYNRTNPLNDHKVNFALQEQCANAIRASLPYQPLKSLPGSL from the coding sequence ATGTGGGCAAAAAAGATTAGATACGTACTAGGCGTCTTTATACTCCTTGTTGCAGCTGCGGCTGTTTGGCAAGGAGCTCGATTCTTCAAGACAGAAAAAAAAGTCTCCTCGCGTTCAAAAAGTTCTCTTGTATTGGAAGAGAAGCCCTTTGTTATTGTAATCCCCTCATATAAAAACAGCAGCTTTTGCGAAAAAAATCTACGCTCAGTTTTTGAGCAGAAGTACAAAAATTATCGCGTTATCTATATCGACGACTGCTCTCCTGATGACACTTTTGCAAAGGCGAAAGATCTAGTAGAAAAGAGTGGACAGCAGGAGCGCTTTACTCTCATCCGCAATGAAAAGAATAGAGGCGCACTTTCAAACTTCTATCATGCGATTCACACCTGTAGGGATAATGAGATTATCGTTGCGCTGGATGGAGACGACTTCTTAGCGCACGACGAGGTGCTAGTTAAACTCAATCGGATCTATTCGAAAGGCGATGTCTGGATGACTTACGGAAACTACCTAGACTACCCCACCTACAAACAGTCGGTTGTTAGCTGCAAGAAAATTCCCGATAAAGTTGTAAAGCAGAATAGTTTTAGAAAGGCACCCTGGGTCTCTTCACACTTAAGAACCTTCTATGCGGGCCTCTTCAAACAGATTAAATACGACGATCTCCTATATCAAGGCAACTTCTACCCGATGGCCGGAGATCTTGCAATGATGTTCCCTCTACTAGAGATGTCGGGTAGGCATGCACAGTTTGTCTCAGACATCCTCTATCTCTACAACCGCACAAATCCCTTAAACGACCATAAGGTCAACTTTGCCCTTCAGGAACAGTGTGCAAACGCAATTCGCGCTTCACTCCCCTACCAACCGCTTAAGTCCCTTCCAGGCTCACTTTAA